One window of Athalia rosae chromosome 2, iyAthRosa1.1, whole genome shotgun sequence genomic DNA carries:
- the LOC105682887 gene encoding probable multidrug resistance-associated protein lethal(2)03659 isoform X3 — MEKNKRQQRLPNPRETANPLSFITFAYVRKMFMLGFKRDLEVEDLYEPLKGHECGKLGDRVAQEWANEVKRAKNADKTSQPSLFRVLRKCFGLQIMLLGSALTFSELCIRSLQPLMLAGLLRYFNTDSNMAIEEAYLWAMGVALTTVVHTFILHPVNYELSHVGMKMRVACCSLVYNKCFKLSRTTLAETNIGQIVNLLSNDVSRFDSCILLLPFLWIGPMQTVLMTYFIYVRVGWAAVTGILTLLIFVPLQGFLGKLSSKLRLRVALRTDTRIRLMDEIINGIQVIKMYAWEEPLSLLVEIARRKEVQEIRKNVFIQGITGSFDSYLPRLCIFITILVYVSLGNVITAEQVFLTTAFYNILRIQMTQGLPNALLQIAETSVSIRRLRNFMLLAETEITSDIDVSSNAEKKEHLPAVVLNNASANWRSDSQENTLSNLNVTIEHGQLVAIIGAVGSGKSSLVQTILRELPLKSGSIKVNGQIAFASQEPWLFSSSIRQNILFGRPMDESRYQKVVNVCQLKRDFTLFSHGDKTLVGERGISLSGGQRARINLARAVYADADIYLFDDPLSAVDAHVGRHMFEECIDGYLLGKTRILITHQHQYLKHVDRIIVMNKGTVEAVGTFDELQTAGLDFAKLLEKSKDPEGEEKQPEVYRRLSSVPSIQSEQGDDMDPVEVAEMRTTGQISGDTYISFLKAAGSIYFILAAFTVFISCQVAGSGVDYFISYWVNLEEASVDVVNGTIVIDWAGPLTRDICIQIYSGLVVATIITSFARVYLFFDGCMRASRNLHKNLFASVSRATMRFFNTNTSGRILNRFSKDIGAVDELLPLNMLQVIQVGLMFVGTSVIIGIANPLLIILTLLVIAVMYMSRLFYVRTSRSIKRLEGITRSPVFAHLSATLNGLPTIRAFHAEAILAKEFDNHQNLHSSAWFMFIAGARCFGYYLDLTSVIYVTLVTFSFLVFDQDTFGGTVGLAITQCLGLTQLLQWGMRMFTEMENQMTSVERVVEYSNLESEPPLESTPENKPPREWPSLGKIEFRDLSLRYDPEEPPVLNHMNFTIHPREKIGIVGRTGAGKSSMISALFRLALNEGEIYIDDVPTSKLGLHDLRSKICIIPQEPVIFSGHLRENLDPFTEYSDDVLWQALDEVKLKETVNLLPGGLSSKMSESGSNFSAGQRQLICLARAIVKRNQILIMDEATANVDPQTDVFIQETIRKKFVDCTVLTIAHRLNTIMDSDRVLVMDAGTVLEFDHPHILLQNPSSHFFDMVHQNGQSLAKNLKEIADQNDSERKLT, encoded by the exons ATGGAGAAGAATAAAAGGCAGCAGCGTCTCCCGAATCCACGTGAAACGGCGAATCCACTTTCGTTTATTACCTTTGC GTATGTCAGAAAAATGTTTATGCTGGGCTTTAAAAGAGATCTTGAAGTGGAAGATCTGTACGAGCCTCTGAAAGGACATGAATGTGGAAAGCTTGGCGATCGCGTAGCCCAAGAATGGGCGAACGAAGtaaagagagcaaaaaatgCAGATAAGACAAGTCAGCCTAGTTTGTTCAGGGTACTCAGAAAAtgtttcggacttcaaatcaTGTTGCTGGGATCAGCCCTTACATTTTCAGAGCTGTGCATCAG GTCACTACAACCGCTGATGCTAGCTGGTTTGCTACGATACTTCAACACTGACAGTAACATGGCCATAGAAGAAGCATATTTGTGGGCAATGGGGGTTGCTTTGACCACCGTTGTTCACACATTCATACTACATCCCGTGAATTATGAACTGAGTCACGTTGGTATGAAGATGAGAGTGGCATGCTGTTCTCTGGTATACAATAAATGTTTCAAACTCTCGAGAACTACTCTCGCTGAAACCAACATTGGACAG ATTGTTAATCTTCTCAGCAACGATGTTAGCAGATTCGATTCGTGCATCCTTTTGCTCCCTTTCCTTTGGATAGGACCCATGCAGACTGTACTGATGACTTACTTCATATACGTTCGAGTCGGTTGGGCTGCTGTAACGGGGATTTTAACTCTTTTAATATTTGTCCCCTTGCAAG GATTCCTTGGGAAGTTGTCTTCGAAATTACGACTTCGAGTCGCCCTGCGAACGGATACACGTATTCGACTCATGGATGAGATTATAAACGGAATTCAAGTAATCAAAATGTACGCCTGGGAGGAGCCTCTTTCGTTACTTGTGGAGATCGCTAGGAG gaaAGAGGTCCAAGAGATCaggaaaaatgttttcatcCAAGGGATAACTGGATCATTTGACTCCTACTTGCCGAGACTTTGTATCTTCATCACGATATTGGTTTACGTCTCATTAGGAAACGTGATCACGGCAGAACAAGTCTTCTTGACAACAGCATTCTACAATATACTTCGCATCCAAATGACCCAGGGATTGCCAAACG CCCTCCTTCAGATCGCCGAGACCTCAGTTTCAATCAGGAGATTGCGAAATTTCATGTTACTCGCAGAAACAGAGATAACATCAGACATTGATGTTTCTTCTaatgctgaaaaaaaagagcatttACCCGCAGTTGTATTGAATAATGCCTCAGCCAATTGGAGGTCGGACAGTCAAGAAAATACCTTGTCTAATTTGAACGTTACGATCGAACATGGGCAACTCGTAGCCATTATCGGTGCCGTTGGCTCCGGAAAATCGAGTCTCGTGCAAACCATTCTTCGCGAACTCCCTTTGAAGAGCGGAAGTATCAAAGTGAACGGCCAGATAGCTTTCGCTAGCCAGGAGCCATGGCTCTTCTCATCCTCCATCCGACAGAATATTCTCTTTGGTCGTCCGATGGATGAGTCGCGCTACCAGAAAGTGGTCAATGTTTGTCAACTGAAACGCGACTTTACACTATTTTCTCATGGCGATAAAACACTTGTGGGCGAGAGAGGGATCAGTTTGAGCGGGGGACAACGGGCGAGAATAAATTTGGCGAGGGCCGTCTACGCGGACGCCGACATTTATCTATTCGACGACCCCCTCTCGGCAGTGGACGCTCACGTGGGAAGGCACATGTTCGAGGAATGCATCGACGGCTATCTACTTGGCAAGACTAGAATACTGATAACCCATCAGCATCAATACTTGAAGCATGTTGACCGCATCATCGTCATGAATAAAGGTACCGTCGAGGCTGTTGGAACGTTCGACGAACTCCAAACCGCCGGACTTGACTTTGCCAAACtattggaaaaatcgaaggatcCAGAGGGCGAAGAAAAACAACCGGAAGTTTATCGTAGATTATCTTCTGTCCCAAGCATTCAGTCCGAACAAGGCGATGATATGGATCCCGTCGAGGTAGCAGAGATGAGAACGACTGGCCAAATATCAGGAGATACTtacatttcatttctcaaagcGGCAGGTAGCATCTATTTCATCCTCGCCGCATTCacagtttttatttcatgtcAAGTCGCTGGCTCCGGAGTTGACTATTTCATCAGCTATTGGGTGAATCTGGAAGAGGCTTCAGTTGATGTTGTAAATGGCACGATAGTCATCGACTGGGCAGGCCCCTTGACGAGAGATATTTGCATTCAGATTTACAGCGGATTGGTGGTCGCTACTATAATCACATCTTTCGCGAGAGTATACTTGTTTTTCGATGGTTGTATGCGGGCTTCAAGAAATTTGCACAAAAATCTGTTCGCCAGCGTCTCTCGAGCCACAATGCGTTTCTTCAACACAAACACGTCAGGGCGCATATTAAATAG ATTTTCGAAGGACATTGGAGCCGTTGACGAATTGCTGCCATTGAATATGTTACAAGTGATTCAAGTGGGTTTGATGTTCGTCGGTACCAGTGTCATCATAGGTATAGCCAATCCTTTGCTCATCATTCTAACTCTTCTCGTCATCGCTGTAATGTACATGTCGCGGTTATTTTATGTACGCACCAGCAGGAGCATAAAACGTTTGGAAGGAATAA cccGCTCTCCAGTATTTGCACATTTGAGTGCTACACTTAATGGGCTACCGACAATTCGCGCATTTCATGCGGAGGCCATTCTTGCTAAAGAATTCGACAACCATCAGAATCTCCATTCTTCGGCATGGTTCATGTTCATTGCGGGAGCCCGTTGCTTTGGATATTATTTGGACTTGACAAGCGTGATCTACGTCACTCTCGTCACTTTCAGTTTCCTCGTCTTTGATCAGGATACGTTTGGAGGTACCGTTGGATTGGCGATTACTCAATGCTTGGGGCTCACGCAGTTGCTGCAATGGGGAATGCGTATGTTCACGGAGATGGAAAACCAGATGACCTCGGTCGAGAGAGTCGTAGAGTACAGTAATCTGGAAAGCGAGCCACCCCTGGAAAGTACACCGGAAAATAAGCCTCCGCGAGAATGGCCAAGTCTAGGGAAAATCGAATTCAGAGATTTGTCTCTGAGATACGATCCCGAGGAACCTCCCGTCCTGAATCACATGAATTTCACCATTCATCCTCGAGAGAAGATAGGAATCGTCGGACGTACCGGGGCAGGAAAGTCTTCCATGATTTCCGCTCTATTCCGACTGGCCCTCAACGAAGGAGAAATTTACATCGACGATGTGCCGACGAGCAAGCTCGGGTTGCACGACTTGCGATCTAAGATCTGTATCATACCCCAGGAACCGGTAATCTTTTCGGGCCATTTGCGGGAAAATCTTGACCCATTCACCGAATATTCCGACGACGTTCTCTGGCAGGCTCTCGATGAAGTGAAACTGAAAGAAACCGTGAATCTGCTACCGGGGGGGCTGAGCTCCAAGATGTCCGAGAGTGGATCGAATTTCAGCGCAGGCCAACGGCAGTTGATTTGTCTCGCGCGAGCAATCGTGAAACGCAACCAGATATTGATAATGGACGAAGCCACCGCCAACGTTGACCCTCAAACCGACGTTTTCATCCAAGAAACTATCAGAAAGAAGTTTGTCGATTGCACCGTTCTCACGATAGCTCATCGCTTGAATACGATCATGGACAGCGACAGGGTGCTGGTGATGGACGCTGGAACAGTATTG GAATTCGATCATCCCCATATTCTATTACAAAATCCTTCGAGTCACTTCTTCGACATGGTTCACCAGAATGGACAATCGTTGGCAAAAAATCTCAAGGAGATTGCAGACCAG AATGACTCTGAACGGAAGCTGACATAA
- the LOC105682887 gene encoding probable multidrug resistance-associated protein lethal(2)03659 isoform X1, producing MEKNKRQQRLPNPRETANPLSFITFAYVRKMFMLGFKRDLEVEDLYEPLKGHECGKLGDRVAQEWANEVKRAKNADKTSQPSLFRVLRKCFGLQIMLLGSALTFSELCIRSLQPLMLAGLLRYFNTDSNMAIEEAYLWAMGVALTTVVHTFILHPVNYELSHVGMKMRVACCSLVYNKCFKLSRTTLAETNIGQIVNLLSNDVSRFDSCILLLPFLWIGPMQTVLMTYFIYVRVGWAAVTGILTLLIFVPLQGFLGKLSSKLRLRVALRTDTRIRLMDEIINGIQVIKMYAWEEPLSLLVEIARRKEVQEIRKNVFIQGITGSFDSYLPRLCIFITILVYVSLGNVITAEQVFLTTAFYNILRIQMTQGLPNALLQIAETSVSIRRLRNFMLLAETEITSDIDVSSNAEKKEHLPAVVLNNASANWRSDSQENTLSNLNVTIEHGQLVAIIGAVGSGKSSLVQTILRELPLKSGSIKVNGQIAFASQEPWLFSSSIRQNILFGRPMDESRYQKVVNVCQLKRDFTLFSHGDKTLVGERGISLSGGQRARINLARAVYADADIYLFDDPLSAVDAHVGRHMFEECIDGYLLGKTRILITHQHQYLKHVDRIIVMNKGTVEAVGTFDELQTAGLDFAKLLEKSKDPEGEEKQPEVYRRLSSVPSIQSEQGDDMDPVEVAEMRTTGQISGDTYISFLKAAGSIYFILAAFTVFISCQVAGSGVDYFISYWVNLEEASVDVVNGTIVIDWAGPLTRDICIQIYSGLVVATIITSFARVYLFFDGCMRASRNLHKNLFASVSRATMRFFNTNTSGRILNRFSKDIGAVDELLPLNMLQVIQVGLMFVGTSVIIGIANPLLIILTLLVIAVMYMSRLFYVRTSRSIKRLEGITRSPVFAHLSATLNGLPTIRAFHAEAILAKEFDNHQNLHSSAWFMFIAGARCFGYYLDLTSVIYVTLVTFSFLVFDQDTFGGTVGLAITQCLGLTQLLQWGMRMFTEMENQMTSVERVVEYSNLESEPPLESTPENKPPREWPSLGKIEFRDLSLRYDPEEPPVLNHMNFTIHPREKIGIVGRTGAGKSSMISALFRLALNEGEIYIDDVPTSKLGLHDLRSKICIIPQEPVIFSGHLRENLDPFTEYSDDVLWQALDEVKLKETVNLLPGGLSSKMSESGSNFSAGQRQLICLARAIVKRNQILIMDEATANVDPQTDVFIQETIRKKFVDCTVLTIAHRLNTIMDSDRVLVMDAGTVLEFDHPHILLQNPSSHFFDMVHQNGQSLAKNLKEIADQVKSSFYKNISRRISISSDFLLLLNNSSISYSRMTLNGS from the exons ATGGAGAAGAATAAAAGGCAGCAGCGTCTCCCGAATCCACGTGAAACGGCGAATCCACTTTCGTTTATTACCTTTGC GTATGTCAGAAAAATGTTTATGCTGGGCTTTAAAAGAGATCTTGAAGTGGAAGATCTGTACGAGCCTCTGAAAGGACATGAATGTGGAAAGCTTGGCGATCGCGTAGCCCAAGAATGGGCGAACGAAGtaaagagagcaaaaaatgCAGATAAGACAAGTCAGCCTAGTTTGTTCAGGGTACTCAGAAAAtgtttcggacttcaaatcaTGTTGCTGGGATCAGCCCTTACATTTTCAGAGCTGTGCATCAG GTCACTACAACCGCTGATGCTAGCTGGTTTGCTACGATACTTCAACACTGACAGTAACATGGCCATAGAAGAAGCATATTTGTGGGCAATGGGGGTTGCTTTGACCACCGTTGTTCACACATTCATACTACATCCCGTGAATTATGAACTGAGTCACGTTGGTATGAAGATGAGAGTGGCATGCTGTTCTCTGGTATACAATAAATGTTTCAAACTCTCGAGAACTACTCTCGCTGAAACCAACATTGGACAG ATTGTTAATCTTCTCAGCAACGATGTTAGCAGATTCGATTCGTGCATCCTTTTGCTCCCTTTCCTTTGGATAGGACCCATGCAGACTGTACTGATGACTTACTTCATATACGTTCGAGTCGGTTGGGCTGCTGTAACGGGGATTTTAACTCTTTTAATATTTGTCCCCTTGCAAG GATTCCTTGGGAAGTTGTCTTCGAAATTACGACTTCGAGTCGCCCTGCGAACGGATACACGTATTCGACTCATGGATGAGATTATAAACGGAATTCAAGTAATCAAAATGTACGCCTGGGAGGAGCCTCTTTCGTTACTTGTGGAGATCGCTAGGAG gaaAGAGGTCCAAGAGATCaggaaaaatgttttcatcCAAGGGATAACTGGATCATTTGACTCCTACTTGCCGAGACTTTGTATCTTCATCACGATATTGGTTTACGTCTCATTAGGAAACGTGATCACGGCAGAACAAGTCTTCTTGACAACAGCATTCTACAATATACTTCGCATCCAAATGACCCAGGGATTGCCAAACG CCCTCCTTCAGATCGCCGAGACCTCAGTTTCAATCAGGAGATTGCGAAATTTCATGTTACTCGCAGAAACAGAGATAACATCAGACATTGATGTTTCTTCTaatgctgaaaaaaaagagcatttACCCGCAGTTGTATTGAATAATGCCTCAGCCAATTGGAGGTCGGACAGTCAAGAAAATACCTTGTCTAATTTGAACGTTACGATCGAACATGGGCAACTCGTAGCCATTATCGGTGCCGTTGGCTCCGGAAAATCGAGTCTCGTGCAAACCATTCTTCGCGAACTCCCTTTGAAGAGCGGAAGTATCAAAGTGAACGGCCAGATAGCTTTCGCTAGCCAGGAGCCATGGCTCTTCTCATCCTCCATCCGACAGAATATTCTCTTTGGTCGTCCGATGGATGAGTCGCGCTACCAGAAAGTGGTCAATGTTTGTCAACTGAAACGCGACTTTACACTATTTTCTCATGGCGATAAAACACTTGTGGGCGAGAGAGGGATCAGTTTGAGCGGGGGACAACGGGCGAGAATAAATTTGGCGAGGGCCGTCTACGCGGACGCCGACATTTATCTATTCGACGACCCCCTCTCGGCAGTGGACGCTCACGTGGGAAGGCACATGTTCGAGGAATGCATCGACGGCTATCTACTTGGCAAGACTAGAATACTGATAACCCATCAGCATCAATACTTGAAGCATGTTGACCGCATCATCGTCATGAATAAAGGTACCGTCGAGGCTGTTGGAACGTTCGACGAACTCCAAACCGCCGGACTTGACTTTGCCAAACtattggaaaaatcgaaggatcCAGAGGGCGAAGAAAAACAACCGGAAGTTTATCGTAGATTATCTTCTGTCCCAAGCATTCAGTCCGAACAAGGCGATGATATGGATCCCGTCGAGGTAGCAGAGATGAGAACGACTGGCCAAATATCAGGAGATACTtacatttcatttctcaaagcGGCAGGTAGCATCTATTTCATCCTCGCCGCATTCacagtttttatttcatgtcAAGTCGCTGGCTCCGGAGTTGACTATTTCATCAGCTATTGGGTGAATCTGGAAGAGGCTTCAGTTGATGTTGTAAATGGCACGATAGTCATCGACTGGGCAGGCCCCTTGACGAGAGATATTTGCATTCAGATTTACAGCGGATTGGTGGTCGCTACTATAATCACATCTTTCGCGAGAGTATACTTGTTTTTCGATGGTTGTATGCGGGCTTCAAGAAATTTGCACAAAAATCTGTTCGCCAGCGTCTCTCGAGCCACAATGCGTTTCTTCAACACAAACACGTCAGGGCGCATATTAAATAG ATTTTCGAAGGACATTGGAGCCGTTGACGAATTGCTGCCATTGAATATGTTACAAGTGATTCAAGTGGGTTTGATGTTCGTCGGTACCAGTGTCATCATAGGTATAGCCAATCCTTTGCTCATCATTCTAACTCTTCTCGTCATCGCTGTAATGTACATGTCGCGGTTATTTTATGTACGCACCAGCAGGAGCATAAAACGTTTGGAAGGAATAA cccGCTCTCCAGTATTTGCACATTTGAGTGCTACACTTAATGGGCTACCGACAATTCGCGCATTTCATGCGGAGGCCATTCTTGCTAAAGAATTCGACAACCATCAGAATCTCCATTCTTCGGCATGGTTCATGTTCATTGCGGGAGCCCGTTGCTTTGGATATTATTTGGACTTGACAAGCGTGATCTACGTCACTCTCGTCACTTTCAGTTTCCTCGTCTTTGATCAGGATACGTTTGGAGGTACCGTTGGATTGGCGATTACTCAATGCTTGGGGCTCACGCAGTTGCTGCAATGGGGAATGCGTATGTTCACGGAGATGGAAAACCAGATGACCTCGGTCGAGAGAGTCGTAGAGTACAGTAATCTGGAAAGCGAGCCACCCCTGGAAAGTACACCGGAAAATAAGCCTCCGCGAGAATGGCCAAGTCTAGGGAAAATCGAATTCAGAGATTTGTCTCTGAGATACGATCCCGAGGAACCTCCCGTCCTGAATCACATGAATTTCACCATTCATCCTCGAGAGAAGATAGGAATCGTCGGACGTACCGGGGCAGGAAAGTCTTCCATGATTTCCGCTCTATTCCGACTGGCCCTCAACGAAGGAGAAATTTACATCGACGATGTGCCGACGAGCAAGCTCGGGTTGCACGACTTGCGATCTAAGATCTGTATCATACCCCAGGAACCGGTAATCTTTTCGGGCCATTTGCGGGAAAATCTTGACCCATTCACCGAATATTCCGACGACGTTCTCTGGCAGGCTCTCGATGAAGTGAAACTGAAAGAAACCGTGAATCTGCTACCGGGGGGGCTGAGCTCCAAGATGTCCGAGAGTGGATCGAATTTCAGCGCAGGCCAACGGCAGTTGATTTGTCTCGCGCGAGCAATCGTGAAACGCAACCAGATATTGATAATGGACGAAGCCACCGCCAACGTTGACCCTCAAACCGACGTTTTCATCCAAGAAACTATCAGAAAGAAGTTTGTCGATTGCACCGTTCTCACGATAGCTCATCGCTTGAATACGATCATGGACAGCGACAGGGTGCTGGTGATGGACGCTGGAACAGTATTG GAATTCGATCATCCCCATATTCTATTACAAAATCCTTCGAGTCACTTCTTCGACATGGTTCACCAGAATGGACAATCGTTGGCAAAAAATCTCAAGGAGATTGCAGACCAGGTAAAATCATCGTTCTACAAGAATATTTCCCGCAGAATATCGATTTCATCTGATTTTCTACTTCtgttgaataattcatcaatATCATATTCCAGAATGACTCTGAACGGAAGCTGA